The Deltaproteobacteria bacterium region CCGCAGTATGACCTTAGCTCTCTGGAGGTCTGTATCACCACCGGGAGCATGACGCCCTTGGATTTAAGGAAGAGATTTGAAGAAAAGTATAATTGCACAACCATTCAGGCCTATGGCCAGGTAGAGAGTTCACCGGTCATAACCATGGATCGATTGGATTTGCCGAGAAAGTTCAAGAGTGTTGGCTATCCTTTGCCGCAGATAGAAGTGAAAATTGTAGATGACGACGATCATACTCTCCCCCCCAATACCCATGGAGAGATATGCTGCCGGGGTCATTGCGTAATGAAGGGATACTGGAAGAACCCGGAAGGGACCGCCGAAGCCATAAAAGATGGTTGGTTGCACACCGGAGATATCGGGATGATCGACGAGGACGGGTACGTTTACATCTTTGACCGCAAGAAAGACATGATTATATGCGGGGGCTACAATATCTATCCTATCGAAATAGAGAATTTGCTCTATGAAAATCCCAAAGTGCTGGAAGCGTCAGTGGTAGCTGTTCCCGATGAGAGGCTGGGAGAAATTCCCAAGGCCTACATAGTTCTAAAGCCCGGAGAAACCGCCACCGAGCAAGAAATCATGGATTATGTCAAGGAGAGGTTGGCAGCTTACAAAAAGCTGAGGGCCGTTGAATTTATGGAGACTCTGCCCAAAGGCCCCACGGGCAAAATCCTGCGCAGAGCCCTGCGAGAGAGGGCCTGAAACCTAATATATGGCCCCCTTTGAAGCGGAATACCTTCTCTGTGTTGTTGGTGTCGATCGAAGGGAAGGTTGATTGCCGAGATTTTGAATTTTCATCGCGTATCCATCTCCGAAAAGGGGGAAATTGCGCCTGCTAAATTATGAAACCTGTTGTTGTTATCATTGGCCGGCCCAACGTCGGGAAATCCACCCTCTTTAATCGTTTGGTCAAAAGGCGCAAGGCCATTGTCGAAGATGAACCTGGCGTGACCCGCGATCGGAACTATGCCGAGGCTCTTTATGAGGATCACCCTTTCCTCCTGATCGACACCGGCGGTTTTGAACCCGCAGCCAAAGAGCGCATCCCCAAACAGGTCCAGGAGCAAGCCGAAGTGGCGATTCAAGAAGCTGACCTCGTCCTTTTTCTAATGGACGGAAAAGAGGGATTGAATCCCGCGGACATTGAGGTTGCCCATTACCTTAGGAAAGTAACGAAACCCGTCTTCTACGTGGTCAACAAGATCGATGGCGAGCGGCAGGAGGAGAACGTTATAGATTTTTATCAACTGGGAGTACCCGCGCTGTATTCCATCTCGGCCGAACATGGAAGAGGCGTGGCCGACTTGATGGACGGGGTTTTTAAAGTACTTACTCCCACCCCTCTCCAAGAAGAAAGAGAGGAAGGAGAAATCCGGGTAGCTCTGGTGGGCCGGCCCAACGTGGGGAAATCTTCCCTCCTGAACAAACTCATCGGGCGCCCCCGCGCCGTCGTTGATTCTACGCCGGGCACGACTCGGGACGCGATCGACACCCCTCTTAGGCGCGAGGGCCGAAAGTACATCTTTATAGACACCGCCGGGATCCGCCGTAAAAGCAAGGTATCCAAACGATTGGAAAAATACATGACGATTAGAGCCCTAAAGAGTCTGGAACGCTGCGACGTGGCTGTGATCCTCCTCGATGGCTTCGAGGGGCTGACCGATCAAGATGCCCGCATCGCTGAATTCGCCGAGGAGAATGGCCGGGCTCTGATTTTCATCGTTAACAAATGGGATTTGGTAGAAAAAGAAACTTCTACTCTGGAACAATATAAGAAGAGAATCCGCAAAGAGATCAAGACCCTTGATTATGTACCCATCCTCTTCATTTCTGCCCTGACTGGCCAGCGCGTATCCAAACTCTTCGAAACCATCGATGCGGTTATCAGCGAACACCGTAAACGTATTGCCACAGCCAAACTTAACCAATGGCTTCAGGAAATATTTCAAAACAACCCCCCTCCGCTTGCGGGCAGCCGGACCGTGAAGCTTTATTATATCTCCCAAGTGGCCACAGCCCCGCCAACTTTCGTTCTCTTCACGAATGAACCCCGAGGAGTCACCGAACCTTACCTGCGGTATCTGATGCGGCAATTGCGAGAAAGATACGGATTTGCCGGGGCCCCTTTACGAATCCTATTGCGCCGGAGGAAAAAAGAACCCCTATAACTGAATTTTGTCTAACGTTCAGACACCCAGCACCCATTGGCCGGGCAAGCCCGAAAAAATATTTGACAACACCCCTGAATATGCATATATTGCCTTTAAATTTTCAGTCTAATCCACTGACAATGTCAGTGGTGGGGTGTGGGGGCGAAAGCCCCACACCTTTGGCGAACCAACCTTGTTGGTGAGCAAGATACTTGGATAAACTTTTTATACCATTTCAGGCAAGACGAAGGACAATGTCCGTAGTCTCGCCGCATTCAGAAAACCACCGACAAGGTCGGTGGTAGTTTATTTTTAAAACTAAAAAGTCAAGGCCCAAAATAGTCCCAAAATATTCTATGATCGATTCTTTATTTTCCTCCCTCAGGGTTGCACTGGGTTTTCCCTGTTTTCTTGAAGGATCTTTTTCAAGGCCTCGGCCATATCTTTTCCACTCTGGAAACGATTTTGCGGTGCCTTGGCCAAGGCTTGGAGCAGGATTTCATCGCAAGATGGGGGAATGTCGGGATTTGTCCGTGAAACCGGCTGGGGGGTCCCCTGAGTAATTTGGTTAGATAAAGCAGAGAGCGTCTCCCCTTTAAAAGGCTTCGTCCCGGTGAGAAGTTCATAAAAAACGCTGCCCAGAGAAAAAAGGTCAGATCGTCCGTCAAGGTCCAGACCGTTGAT contains the following coding sequences:
- the der gene encoding ribosome biogenesis GTPase Der; this translates as MKPVVVIIGRPNVGKSTLFNRLVKRRKAIVEDEPGVTRDRNYAEALYEDHPFLLIDTGGFEPAAKERIPKQVQEQAEVAIQEADLVLFLMDGKEGLNPADIEVAHYLRKVTKPVFYVVNKIDGERQEENVIDFYQLGVPALYSISAEHGRGVADLMDGVFKVLTPTPLQEEREEGEIRVALVGRPNVGKSSLLNKLIGRPRAVVDSTPGTTRDAIDTPLRREGRKYIFIDTAGIRRKSKVSKRLEKYMTIRALKSLERCDVAVILLDGFEGLTDQDARIAEFAEENGRALIFIVNKWDLVEKETSTLEQYKKRIRKEIKTLDYVPILFISALTGQRVSKLFETIDAVISEHRKRIATAKLNQWLQEIFQNNPPPLAGSRTVKLYYISQVATAPPTFVLFTNEPRGVTEPYLRYLMRQLRERYGFAGAPLRILLRRRKKEPL